From a single Epinephelus fuscoguttatus linkage group LG18, E.fuscoguttatus.final_Chr_v1 genomic region:
- the trim69 gene encoding E3 ubiquitin-protein ligase TRIM69 — translation MSKNQKEVKKIQTVYLQNLEKLNQGIKPDKKSWKPKEGDFGAAMEKLRQPPIAGKVTKSSAHTHRISRDLTCSICLDLFKQPVSLPCDHTFCQACIEGYWTGPRGPSQGGTGSCPQCRKVYPGQSYRPNRIVANIVESYCQGLEESGTGPRLADVAVTERAPAPVPHCSRHREELKLYCEEDQELVCLVCGLSQEHRNHTMVCVQEAEQKYRASLNSSMDSLKAELNTALQYDREAEEEVKKLKEHTADLKQRIEAQFSDLHQFLYQEEKLLQVKLKTEERRELIRLDEHKALLCVEISRLQRALHEIEDKLKEQDAFTLLRSIKVLLQRPSLKFEKPAFTPPSLCEGRFAGPLQYRVWKSMKGSIYPVPAAITFNSSTANPWLSLTSSLTCVRYQTFNHTVQDNPYRFNAALSLLGSQGFTHGRHYWEIEVYSSTVWTVGVARESVPRKGVIKALPANGFWTLSLSYGIQYMAGTSPPTVLSLEEPLARIGVYLDYKRGLVSFYNAECMTHLYTFRETFTETLYPYFNLGFLDKVHENEPLKVFLPKI, via the exons ATGAGCAAGAATCAGAAAGAAGTGAAGAAAATCCAGACGGTGTATCTGCAGAACTTGGAGAAACTAAACCAGGGGATAAAGCCAGACAAGAAAAGTTGGAAACCAAAGGAGGGAGACTTTGGTGCAGCGATGGAAAAGCTGCGACAGCCGCCCATAGCTGGAAAAGTAACCAAAAGctcagcacatacacacagaatcAGCAGAGATCTCACCTGCTCCATCTGCCTGGATCTCTTCAAGCAACCGGTGTCTTTGCCCTGCGATCACACCTTCTGCCAGGCGTGCATTGAGGGTTACTGGACCGGCCCCAGGGGCCCCAGTCAAGGTGGCACAGGCTCCTGCCCCCAGTGCAGGAAGGTGTACCCCGGGCAAAGCTACAGGCCAAACCGCATCGTCGCCAACATAGTGGAGAGCTACTGTCAGGGTCTGGAGGAGAGCGGGACTGGACCCCGGCTGGCAGATGTTGCGGTGACAGAGAGGGCTCCTGCTCCGGTCCCAcactgcagcagacacagagaggagctGAAGCTTTACTGTGAAGAGGACCAGGAGCTGGTGTGTCTGGTGTGTGGTTTGTCCCAGGAGCACAGGAATCATACCATGGTGTGTGTTCAGGAGGCTGAACAGAAGTACAGG GCGTCTCTGAACAGCTCCATGGATTCCCTTAAAGCTGAGCTCAACACAGCGCTGCAGTATGACAGGGAAGCCGAGGAAGAGGTTAAAAAGCTCAAG GAGCACACCGCTGACCTGAAGCAGCGCATTGAGGCCCAGTTCAGCGACCTGCATCAGTTCCTGTACcaggaggagaagctcctgcaGGTGAAGCTGAAGACGGAAGAGCGCAGGGAGCTGATCCGACTGGACGAGCACAAGGCCCTGCTGTGCGTGGAGATCTCTCGTCTGCAGAGAGCCCTCCACGAGATAGAGGACAAGCTGAAAGAGCAGGACGCCTTCACTCTGCTGCGG AGCATCAAAGTCCTGCTCCAGAG GCCTTCGCTGAAGTTTGAGAAACCTGCGTTTACACCGCCCAGTCTGTGTGAAGGTCGGTTTGCGGGGCCCCTGCAGTACAGAGTGTGGAAATCCATGAAGGGAAGCATTTACCCAG TTCCAGCAGCCATCACCTTCAACTCCAGCACGGCCAACCCTTGGCTCAGCCTGACCTCCTCCCTCACCTGTGTCCGCTACCAGACCTTTAACCACACCGTGCAGGACAACCCCTACAGATTCAATGCTGCTCTGTCACTGCTCGGAAGCCAGGGCTTCACCCACGGGCGCCACTACTGGGAGATTGAAGTCTACAGCAGCACAGTCTGGACTGTAGGGGTGGCCCGAGAGTCGGTGCCCAGAAAAGGGGTCATCAAAGCCCTCCCTGCCAACGGCTTCTggactctctccctctcttatGGGATACAGTACATGGCCGGCACTTCACCCCCGACCGTTCTGTCCCTGGAGGAGCCACTGGCCAGGATCGGAGTGTACCTGGACTACAAGAGGGGCCTGGTGTCCTTTTACAATGCAGAGTGCATGACACACCTCTACACCTTCAGGGAGACCTTCACTGAGACCCTGTACCCTTACTTCAACCTGGGCTTTCTGGATAAGGTGCATGAAAATGAGCCTCTCAAAGTTTTCTTACCAAagatttaa